A region of the Antedon mediterranea chromosome 4, ecAntMedi1.1, whole genome shotgun sequence genome:
CTCGTAGATTTGGTGAAAATCTGTAGCCATTTAACAAGTGTTGCTCTGTTTTACGAGTTAGTACAGTTTCATTGATTTACAGGAGCAGTGTGGTTCAGGCAATGTATTCGACTCTCACCTAGGGTGTGCATTATGCACCGTTCGGCGTGTTTTACGCCTCCTCTGGGACTTTTCAACGGTTAAAATTGATTGTTCACCCGGCTAACTGTCACGGTTAATACAAATGATATGTTCTACTTCAAACACTTGCTTTGTATACCGATACATATACCGTATAGGATTTTACTTACAATGATTTTTTATTGATTACCTAAGTGAATTAGAGCTAAAATATTTGCCTTGTTATGGACAGGGTAACGAGACTAACGCATGTACCGTAACATTCCAGACAATAAACAAGACTAAATCAATCTCACAATATTTACAGGTTAAACTTAACGGTATCGAAATCATAATAAATGACCTAAAATTACTATCCGGTgtcaataaaaattataaatattttaaacgcGCGTTGAAACACAGATGAAAATTTACCCGCGTGTCCCTACATTGATATTACAATCGCGCGCGTTCTAAAGTTGATGAAAATGTACGCGCGCGTTCTAAATCTGATGAAAATGTACGCGCGCgtttaaaaaatgattacaaTGCACGCGCACGTTGATTTTATGTCTTTCCGTGTTGTCACTGAAGAAATTCTCGCTGCGTAAATGTATAGGCTACTCCGGTCATATCTTTTCAACACGGCCTAGTTATGATTAAAGTATAAAATGATATATGATACATTTCGTAGATATGGAGTTGTATgatatatacaataaataaatgtattgaatCTAACTATAACGTATCTTTTCCTGTCAATTTACAGTGGGCTACTAGTATAAAAGTAAAGTGGTTATTTTGATTTTTCACTTTTTGTAGGCCATTTTGATGTGTATTCTGTACCATGGGTTTGTACACTTTGACTTCTTCTAAATTCTTAAacatatttcatatttacaagtttagttttttattattttatttcaaaataaggGGAACATAATTTAAGCAATTTCCAAAATAGATTTATGAGTTTTTTAgctattaaattatttgttacgTGTAAACAAAGAGGCACGAATTGTTTTGTTCAAGTTAATGTTTTACCGATTAAtgcattactattattattaatagaaaaTCTAAAGGAAGTTATAGTATGTATAAAgttaaaagtaatttttaaatttattgtattattaatattatcaaatgTCACTTTTGACTGATCTGCAATATAATAATGACTTATGTACtttctaggcctacagtattattagTTAATTCCCTTTACTAACTAGGCCATTTAACATTATACAAAAGACACAGTACAGTGAATTGGGTCTTTAGATGGAGTGTAAAAAATGAGCAGCGCAATAAATCATTTGATATTGTGAAAGATGAGTATTAGTCGATAGACGCCGTTAATATTTCATATAACCACGAGCTATGAATATATCTAAAGAGTGTTATTGACAAGATAATATATGTCATATTAATCTCCAATTGGAGCTTCAATCATAATTTAAAGTCTATGTTCATTAGATTATGACGTCACAAACCCGGCCACCAATTAAACCCAGACGAAGCAGCATTGATCAACTGGGCCATTAGGGACTTACTCATTTTGATAGTTAATTTGGTGCAAACAAAAGGGGTGTGTTATTAATGGTGTAGATTAATTCGGGGTTTAGTGTTTAAGGTACCCCTTGTATTAGTGCTATCAATCATTTCAAAGCTAGCTTGATGACAGCGTGGATGAGGCCTTCTGATGGTGGGTAGGCTATCGGCCTGTGTATACTCGTTGTTAACTTTGATAGACATTTTGCTATATTCCAAAGATTATAGTGTTTATCGCTATGTCCAAACAGAgattttaaagtaaatatataatataacgtaaccaatataatattaaagtaataatatactTCGTTTCATATTGattgaatattatatattcGTCAAATGTTGAGTTATTTAGGGTAGGTGCACATACATGGTTAATAAACATCTCATTTCGTTTTTTTATCGTTCTAAAtctgaatgaaataaaagtCAACCACTCAACCATAATTACAACTTACTGTAAATCACACATGACACATTAGCCTAGGCATTTTGGTATCAAAGTTGAGAAATGAGATCATTAGCGCCTGTAGGCCTATGAATTATTGGTTCGTTTCGTCTCAAATGCACTACATTTTATTGCTCCGCTCCGgcttgtaaatttaaaaaaacatattctgCGCCTTAAAAATGAACATAACTTCGTGTGCCACATGATCTGAGCCTCTTGACCGAAATCATTTATGTCCCCGTACCACCATCGAATGCTCGTTTTCATTAACttgcttaaagctctgtctacactatcacactttatgtgacaaaaaaatgtgatgtgcccatatatggacatggtgatgtcatatcactaccatatacgggtatatcactaccatatttgtgcacactttttttttgtcaaactatagttttatagtgtagacagagcaaaAACGAATGTTTGAAAGTCAGACAACCAGTTTCCATCTGAAATCATATATATTTAGCTGTTTTCCTCATTATATCACTTATCACCCTATATAAATCAAAAAGGTTAGTTATGCTAGCGATCAAAATTAAAAAGATATAAAATTAGTATGCCTGCCTCATTTAGCCTGCCATTAAAATGATGAAAAGAGAGAATTGTCAATAAAGTGTGACGACACTGCTAAATAATGAAAGGGTGATCAGGCGTTTTATACACATACACATATTTTGTGTAATGTTGAGTCCTATAATATAATAGACTATAGGCCTAATCCTACCAAAATACTGTGTTTTGAAATATGGTTTGGGTAAGGGATGTGAGAGTGATACTGTTGTGACGATGTATTTTATTTACCATATTTCGATTGTTTAGTGTGATAAAGCTTGCAAATGTTATGTACAGTTCTGTTTTCGTTAAGTCTATTTCATTAGTATGTTTTGATGCTCTTGTTAAATTAGTACACCAAACTAAATGATGAATTTGTGTCGGTTTtctaatttgaaataaatatattattattgattatcgGCCTATATCAGTATAAGTGGTTGTAATGCTTTGTAAGCctactgtattcatttattcGTTAGGTTAGCGACGTTCCGAGTAGTGCTTTTTCCGAGACTAAATTTAAACTTTTGTAAGTCAATTAGTGCTGTACTCTTATTGTAGTAAGTATTGTACTTGTTATTATTTATCTCATCACGGTTGCCATGATAATTTAGAAAATGAGTTTAAAACATATGGTTTACCAATGTTTGTCACCTGGCAATATGGTTAATGAACATTAATAATGCTATTGAAATAAGCCTAGCTACTAAACTCATTCTAAATCAGTTCTTGATAATTTAAGTACGGCATTGAACACCTTGTTGTAACTTTTTGATACTGTTGGATGTTGGATACAGCAGCTGGTGCGAAAATCGCACGATGTTTCAACGTTCATGCGGTGATCCCCTTGCAAACGTAATTATATTCGTATGATCCACAGCAATTAGCGACACCAAGAGAGATAATATTTGAATACATGCAACATTAACATCGTTCAATTTTCACAACTGACAGTAAGAAAAACAAACAGTTAGATTAAGTTCAGGGTAATGTTGATGATCAGTGGCGTTAGCGATAATTACTTACACACTGTGTGTTCTTTTAAATCATGGGAAACAACCCGATTCGATGTTATCTATTCAGCTGATTAATTCGATTAATACAACATCAACGCAAGAGGTTAACACATGTTTAAAACTTGTCCGGcgaaaatgaattaattaaagatGAAAGCTAGAGGGACTGTGGGTTACCTTTAACCTGTTTCACCAACAGTTGCGTGACCCACGGGACACGATTTTGTACGATTCGTTACCGACGAGAACAGACGCACGAGTATGCTGACCTACGGGACATGATTCCGTTGTAATGAGCAAAAGAGAACAGTTGATTATTTGTTGTCAATAtatgcagtaggcctaccttatttactttataaatcCTATAATACTTAATAGAAAACGTCTTTTCTAATTGGTTATCGATTATCGAATGATTGATTAATAGTTAGTTGATTGATCCTGTTCAAATTCAAACCTTAGCTTCTGTTATGAACATGTTAATTATACTATACTGTGTTACCAGTATGAACGtgattattacaaatattttatttaggaAAAATGCATAACATAAGCGATCGTCACAATCACAGTTCTCTCAATGAAAAAGTTGACAATGTTCATTTTAGTTGTCAAATGGGGGAGCACTGCCTTGCAGTCTTTGAAAACTTCATCAATTgatcattaattaaataaaaagtatgCCTCCATTAAATGGTAGCAATAATAATGGTAGGCTTTAATACAAAGTAAAGCATAAAAATTGTTATGGATTAAAGCCAATGAATTGAATATTACTACAAAATAtcgtatattttaaaattttattatactcatttaaaattcataaataattaataattgaaaacaatGTCGCTTTTTTAAACAGCTGACggttgttataaaataaaacagatataggaatatttataatttaaatattcataggCCTATGCAAGCAACAGaatcattaggcctaattgaaAACATGCCATGCCATCACAGGTTATAGAGTTTATCTTCTTCTGAAGTAAGTAACATCAAACTTCAGTATCATTTACAACCAAATACCGAACGACAAATTTCGTTCATGGGAATGACCACACGATTTTCTAATCATGATCATTTAGTCTCCAACACTATATTCGGACATCCCTATTTTAAAGATAACGCCGCCagtcattaattaataaatatataggcctaaactgtCAACAATCATGACATTTCACAAACTACTCAAATGAATATGCTGCGTCGATTGTTGAAAAtctatgttttttgtttaaacaatGCGAGCAATACATTATATGCTCACAGATTTAATGTAACATGTATTGACATGTTTAGAAAGGGGTTTAACCAACAGTTAACCTATGACCCTATTCATCAAGGAGATTTTAAACTATGATAAACCGTTTGCCAAGTTACTTTTTTGTTTTCCACtagaaagaataaaaataaatatttcttttaaagatgtgttgtcccccttaaaaaataattctttaaacatttttgctgaatatgccatttaatggCACAAActatttattcactttgaccaaaaattggattgaaacaaaaattatttatttgaaaataatttaaagcaaacattGCCAAATGggtttttgttaatttaaacatttattttgtcatttttataagtgaaaacataattgttttaatttttgtttttctattgaagtgattaacttgataaAAACTTTCAAAATAAGctattcaaagtatgatttaactaatcttcattttttatgttttttgggGGGCAATACATCGTTAAGAGTAACATTAATGTTCATAAAATCGTGACTGAATTACCCTGTTTGGAATGGCAAGAATTACTGTCCAGATTTGAAAGATCCACATAAACGCGTGTTCACACTTCTgcatatttgttaaaatatgaatacattgaatatttacaaacattaaCTGTACATTAGTTTACATATTTTAGTTCGTTTTCATGTTTGTTCTTTATCAGAGTGTAACGAATTCGTCATCATTTCTTCTCCTTCACTCTCTCCACATGAATCTTCTGATTCTTTAAGATTCTCTCGTTTTATCGTCGGTGTTCCATCATTTGATTCGGTTTCAGACGAGCAGTTTAATACTGTTCCGTTCAAATGAACTGAGATTTGAGTTTCATCTCCGCCGTCGTCATCCGAATCTATTTGCCTTTCGTTTGGATTCGTTGCAGTTACGTCGGCGCTCAATTCGTCTAAATCACGTTTTAACTTAGCTCGTCTGTTCTGAAACCACGTTATAACTTGGGCATTTGTGAGGCCTAATGATGAGGCAATTTCATCCCTATCGGCAGGAGTGAGATATTTCTGATATAAGAATCGTCTTTCGAGTTCAAAGATTTGCTGGTTGGTAAAAGCGGTTCTTGATTTTCGTTTTTTTCGTGGCGGTTGACGGGCGAACAACGCAATTGCGTCCCTCTTGCCATGCGTAGCAGCAGCTAAaatgtagaaaatatatatagtattaAAACATGTCAACGTGgagtttgaaattttaaaaaaaatcaatcataaTATTAATTGTCTGAATTCATAAAAATGATTTGTATACGTCAACTTTTATAAATTGAAGACCATTTTGAAGTCATATTGTTACGTGATCCAACGATTTTATATTCTAAAAATTACACgagtatttaatatttcaaacaaaCACATCAATCAAAAGTCTtagaaaaattataaatgtaatttagGGAAACATCAAGAACGTTTTTCGGACGGAAATATTCTTTTATAATGGAAGGTCTCGTTAGGCTATCAGTCCACTCATGAAATACCGCACTCAACTCCAATAATACTGATCGAAATACTAAGTAGCGGAGACAACTTTTCTGTGTATCATGATTTAAACTTTGGTTAAAAAGGTTAGAAAAAAATACGATATATGAACCACGAACCCAATAGATAAATATTGTATTAGTGTAAGCTTATTTTTTAATGACAGTACGAACTAAGTACGATCGCTCAACCCAGTGCCAAGCAATGCCCTTTGATGAGGTTCAAAGTAGGCCGGCTTACTTAATCAAcatgattaattatttttttccatatGTTTTCCATATGATTTTCAAAGGTTATTAATGCTATATGAAAGGAGTAGGTGGTTGACAGGTACGCTGATTAATTGGTATAATATTGGAATAAACGGAAACAGAACTAGAGGCGGTCTGTTTTGTTCTATAGCATAATTGTTTTATCCCATTTTAATTGGCCAATTTGATTCAATTTTGAATTGTTTAACCTGTCTGGataattacaaaattatatttgcTCTACCTTCCCGTCGTGTCATTTTTTATCATCTATTTGGGTGTGGACTTCCGACTTTTTGATATAGAATGTCCGAAAGGTTGGCAGGTTGGTGGAGTAAGTTAAAGAGTAAATGAAACAGAACTTGTGATTCATGGCCGTAAAGTCAATCAAACAGTTTAGCAATAAATTAACTTAAGTTCACACTTACACAAGTGTATACCTGGCTTCTGTTGAAAATTGTCACTCAGATTTGTCACATGTTTATTTTAGCAAAATGTTTTGCGTGAATCAGTAATATATATTGGCGTATAAATAATAGTTTGGTTAATAAGTAGGGTACCGggttgtatttaataatattttcaaaacaaaaccTAGCTTACTGCGGTTGTTTTTGTCCAAAAACATTACATAATATCAAGCCTGTTACCAGGGAGTTCGAAAGAAACCCCCCTTTTCCAGAAGATCTCTTTTCAAACCATACGGTAGTCAATTCTATTGACTATGTTCAAACTAACAACCAGCAGCAAACGTTCTAGTAATACTACTGTTTGGCCAATTCTACATACAGGCAAATTACTTGTCTGCTAATATAGGCTAGGCcaaaatctttctttttttgtgcTTAGTACGGTAGTTCACGCTTGC
Encoded here:
- the LOC140047513 gene encoding transcription factor LBX1-like, with protein sequence MTMLASSDLVGSLQKLAGVELSPPRNPGKPLTSFLIKDILTGGDCKKIQKLERTVGGQVVSRAERCPITIASLTTSSRKHSSNRDADGGSPLSALEELTNKTFTGLETGILKAAEAAATHGKRDAIALFARQPPRKKRKSRTAFTNQQIFELERRFLYQKYLTPADRDEIASSLGLTNAQVITWFQNRRAKLKRDLDELSADVTATNPNERQIDSDDDGGDETQISVHLNGTVLNCSSETESNDGTPTIKRENLKESEDSCGESEGEEMMTNSLHSDKEQT